The nucleotide sequence GGTCTGAGCATGCTGGGCCGCTGCGCCGTCTACGAGGCGATGGGGCAGGGGCATATGGGCTTCGGCGGGGTGATCAGCGCGCACGCCTCCATCGGCACCAGCGGGCTGGTCAAACTGGGGACCGAGGAGCAAAAACGGCGTTTTCTCCCCCGCATGGCAAGCGGCGAATGCATCGCGGGCTTCGCGATCACCGAGCCGTCCAGCGGGTCGGACGCCGCCAATATCCGCACCCGGGCCCAGAAACGCGGCGACGTGTACGTGCTCAACGGAACCAAGCACTACATCTCCAACGCCCCGATAGCCGGACTGCTGACGGTCATCGCGGTCACCGATCCCACCCAGGGCACGCGCGGCATGAGCGCCTTTCTGGTCGAGCCGCAGCGCACGCCCGGCGTCACCATCGGCAAGATTGACGAGAAGATGGGCCAGAAGGGGGCCCTCTCCTCCGAAGTGATCTTTCAGGACGCGGAAATTCCCGCGGAAAACCTCCTTGGCCCCGAACACCTGGGCTACCGCGAGGCGCTGGGCATCCTGACGAACGGGCGGGTGGGAATCGCCGCGCGTTCGACGGGGGCGATGCAGCGCCTGCTCGATCTCTCGGTTCATCACGCCCAGACGCGCGAGCAGTTCGGGCAGCCCATCGCCGAGTTCCAAGCGGTGCAGTTTATGCTCGCCGAGATGGAGGTTGCCCTCCAGACGAGCCGGGTGCTGTGGCAAAAGGTCGCCTGGATGGTCGACCAGGGACAGGACGTGCGCCGTATGGCCAGTGTGGCGAAGTACCACGCGACCGAGATGCTCTCGCAGGTGGCGGACAAGGCCGTGCAGATCGCGGGTGGCATGGGCTATATGAAGGAGTCGCCCGTGGAGCGCTTCTACCGTGACCAGCGCCTTCTGCGAATCTACGAGGGCACCAGCGAGATTCAAAAGGTGATCATCGCGCGCAGCCTGCTCGCCTGAACGCGGCCATCAACGCTCAACGTTCCGTCAGCCTTTCGTGAGGGTTGTGTCAGCTGGCGGAGCGTAGGGTTTTGATGTGGCCAGCGCGCTTTGAGTCACGTCTTCAAGCCAAGGCGAGGGCTTGCTCCTGGCCCCGAAAGTTGATATAGTTGCACTCAAGTTTCATGGCATGCTCTGTGCCAGAAACCTCTTACCAGAACGACCTTCGGGCGAAAGGAGTCTCCATGCCCTCTGAACAAACCATCCCGCTGCCCGCCAACGTGCCCGTGTGCCCGGTGCGGGGCAGCGTCATCTACCCGACGATGGTGCAGCACATCGACGCGAGCCGCGCCATCTCTATTCATGCCATCGAGGCCGCCCTGCAGGGCGACAAGGTGATCCTGATCGTGTCGCAGCGCGACAAGGATGTGGATGACCCGCAGGGCAGCGATCTGTACGACGTCGGCACGGCCTGCAACGTGCTGAGGGTGCGCAAGAACCCCGACGGCACCGTACAGATGCTGGTTGCGGCGATCGCTCGTGCTCGTGTGCTGCGGTACACCCGTGACGGGTACCTGCGCGCTGACCTCGAGGCGCTGCCCACCGAAACGGGCAACTCGGTCGAGCTTCAGGCGCTGACCCGCGAGCTGCGCGAGAAGTTCGAAAGCGTTGCGCAGGGGGGGCGCATCAGTGCCGAAAGCGTTCAGACCATCCAGAGCAAGGATGACCCCGGCGAGCTCGCCGACCACATCGCCTTTCACCTTGACTTCAAGCTGGAGGACAAGCAGGCGGTTTTGGAGGCCACCCGGCTGACGGACCGCTTGCGCCGAGTGCTGATGCTGCTCGACGCCGAACAGGAAGTGCAGGCGGTGCAGGCCCGGATTCGCGCTCAGGTGAAGGAAGAAATCGACAAGAACCAGCGCGAGTACTACCTGCGCGAGCAGATGAAGGTCATCCAAAAGGAACTTCAGGGCGGCGGAGACGATGAGGACGCCGATGAGGCCGAAGCCTTCCGCGCCAAGATCGAGGCGCTGGGCCTCTCCCCCGAGGTGAAAAAGGAAGTCGACCGCGAGGTGAGCCGTCTGGCCCGGATGCATCCCGACGCCGCCGAGGCCTCGGTGATTCGCACCTACCTCACCTGGATCACCGAGCTGCCCTGGAATGTCCGCAGTGACGATCGGCTGGACGTCGCGGAAGCCGCCCAGATCCTCGACGAAGACCACTACGGTTTGGAAAAGGTCAAGGACCGGGTGTTGGAATTCCTGGCTGTGCGCCGCTTGCGCCGGGAACGTGCCGAACGCGGCGAAATCGACGCCGCAGAGGTCAACAAAGGGCCGATCCTGGTCTTTACTGGCCCTCCCGGCGTGGGTAAAACCTCCATCGCGCAGAGCATCGCCAAGGCGCTGGGCCGCAAGTACGTGCGAATCGCGCTGGGTGGCGCCCGTGACGAGTCGGATATCCGCGGTCACCGCCGCACCTACATCGGGGCGATGCCGGGACGCATCATCCAGGGTATTCGCACGGCGGGCACCAAAAACCCGGTGATTCTGCTCGACGAGGTGGACAAACTGGGCAGTTCCTACCAGGGTGATCCCTCGGCGGCGCTGCTGGAAGTTCTTGATCCGGCACAAAACCAGCACTTCACTGACCACTACCTGGGCGTGCCCTTTGACCTCAGCGAGGTCATGTTCATCGCCACCGCCAACTACCCCGAGCAGATCCCGGCGGCGCTGATGGACCGCATGGAGGTCATCGAGTTCTCCTCGTACATCGAGCAGGAGAAGCTGGAGATCGCCAAGCGCTACCTGCTGCCGCGTCAGCTCACGGCCAACGGACTGAAGCCGAACCAGTTCCAGCTCACCGACGCCGCCCTAGAACGCCTCATCAGCCACTACACCCGCGAGGCAGGCGTGCGCAACCTGGAACGCGAGATCGGCACCGTTGCTCGCAAGGCGGCCCGCCGCATCGCGACCGGCGAGGTCAAGCGCGTGAAGGTGACCGACAAGGAGCTGGAGCGTTATCTGGGGCAGCCCCGGTATATTCCCGAGACCGAAGCGCAGGAGGACAAGGTGGGGGTGTCCACCGGGATGTTCTACACGCCGGTCGGCGGTGACATCCTGTTTGTGGAGACCTCGGTGATGCCTGGGAAGGGCCTGGTCCTTACCGGACAGCTTGGGGACGTGATGAAGGAGTCGGCCCGCGCCGCCCTGACCTACGCCAAGAGCAACGCCGAACGCTTCCACCTTGACCGTGACCGGATAGAGAACAGTGAAATTCATATCCACGTGCCTGCCGGGGCCATTCCCAAAGAAGGCCCCAGCGCCGGCGGCGCGATGGTGACGAGTCTGATCTCGGCTCTCAGCGGAATTCCCGTTCGGCACGACGTGGCCATGACCGGCGAGATGACGCTGACCGGACGTTACCTGCCCATCGGCGGTCTGAAGGAGAAGGTGCTGGGTGCTCGGCGTGCGGGCATCAAGCACATCATCATGCCCAAGGCGAACGAGGGCGACTTGCGAGATATTCCTCTGCACCTGCGCGCCTCCATGCGCTTCCACCCCTGCGAGACGGTGGACCAGGTGCTGGATGTGGCCCTGGTCGGCGGCCTGAGGGCGCTCGAAACCCCGCGCGACGGCACCGCCGTGCCTGCCCCCAAGCGCAAAGCCACTCGCCGCAACGCGGGTGCCAGCGCCTAGGGATCAGCTCCCTTACCCTGCCCCGTCACCGCTGGGTGGCGGGGTTTTGCTGTGGTGGGCGCGTGCGAGAACGTGCACCCCACGCCCTCTGCCCCCGCCACTCTGCCTTATCCTGAGCCCATGACCGTGCCGCTGACGTTCCTGGTCGCCAGTCCACATCTGAAGGGCAGCCTGTTCGAGGAGGCCGTGATCCTGCTGCTGGAACACGACGAGACGGGCGCGATGGGCCTGCTGATCACGGCGCCCGTGCGGCAAAACGTCGCCGACCTGCTGCCGGACCTGCCCCGGAGTGAAGCGGGCAGCGTGTGGGCGGGAGGCCCCGTCGAGCTGGGCGTCGGCTGGTGCCTGTACCGCCAACCTCTGAACCTGGAGGGCGAGGTGCGCCTGGCAGAAGGTCTGCTGGTCACGAGCAGCCTCGACGTGCTGCACGCTGTAGCCGAGAGCGGACAACCCTTTATGTTGATGCTGGGCTACACCGGCTGGGCCCCCGGTCAGCTTGCCCAGGAAGCCCGCGAGGGCACCTGGCTATGGGTGGAACAGGACACGCCCGAACTGCTGTGGGACGTCCCCCCGGCACAACGGTGGCAGGCTGCGCTGGACCGTTTGGGCGTGAACCCTGTCACCATTATGCCCGGCGGTGCGCAGGCCTAAACGGGACTTGCAAGGTCACCAGAGCCGTGCTACTATCCCTCTCGCGCCGGAATTGACCGCGCGTCAGGTGTTCGGCAGTAGCTCAGTGGCAGAGCATCCGACTGTTAATCGGACGGTCGTTGGTTCGACCCCAACCTGCCGAGCCAGATAGAAACCTCGTCCTAGACGGGGTTTTTTCTTTTTGTCTTCTTCGCTCAACGCCTGCCCAACGGGGTTTTCATGGCTCCCTTTCGGAGTCTTCCGTGAGTGCTGAGAAGTCCAGCGTCAGGGCGTCCCGTTCCTTGTCAAACACGGTCCTGTACCTGTCCTGAGTGAAGGGCGCGGGCGTGGCCCACAGGAGCGCTTACCACCTCGGCAGGCCGGCCGTGCTGGCCCTGTATTGAGATGAAGCTGTGCCGGAGAACGTGCGTCCCTCCCCGGCCTGCTCGCACATCGCCCGCATAAGCTGGTCAATGTTGTCGGGGAGGACGTGAAGACGGCATCCCCGCCCACGCCCTTCTCGCCCTGGGCTCCCCTGTCCAGCGCCACCCGTCGAGGTCTACATTTTCCCAACGCAGGCCCAGTTTCCTGCGTATACCGGAGTTGGACCGCGCTGCTTCTGCAAAAGCTGGCCGCTGCTGAAGGCTCGCATGGAAAGTGGCCAGAACTCGGGGCCCAGGTCGGGAATCCACCGCAACCTCTGTTAGGGTGTGGGGATGATCCGTGTGCTGATTCTGTGTACCCACAACTCTGCTCGGTCTCAGATGGCAGAAGCCCTCACACGTGACGCTGCCCAGCGCGCTGGGGTCGAACTGGACGTCCACTCTGCTGGAACAGAAGCCACCCGCGTAAAGGACGAAGCCAAGACAGTGATGGCCGAGCTTGGCCTGTGCCTTGACGGCCACACCAGCAAGACGCTGCACGAGGTCCCAAACGCCCAGAACTTTGACTACGTCGTTACCGTCTGCGACAGTGCTGCAGACGCCTGCCCGGTCTACCCCGGAACCACCACCCGTTTGCACTACCCTTTTGTGGACCCCTCAGGGGGCAGCCTGGAGCGTTGGCGGGAGGTCCGCGACCAGTTGAAGGTCCAGTTTGAGGCATTGGTGCAAGCGCTAAAAAACGGCACGCCGGTGCCCGAATCGTACGAGGACAGCCCGGCAGTGACAGCAGCCTAAGGCCTCTGCTCTCCCTGCCAACTGCACAGAAAAACCATTGACACTCCGCCCAGGTATTCAAGGCACTCGGAGGCGTGCACCGCCTCAGGGCCCTACACTTCCTGGCCACTCTCGATAGGGCCTGCTGCTCCACCGGGCAAGGCATCTGTACCTGCGATGTCCAGGAGGTTCTCGGGCTCTCGCAACCCACCACCAGTCACCACACCCTGAGCGCGCGCGGGCTATGGCTTGCCCGCACCGCCCTCGGTACCCTGCTCGCCTTGGAACGCCATCAGGAGCTGCTGGCACAGAATGACCGTCAACGGTGCTGCACCCCCAGGCCTATCAAAGTGACCCTTCCCCGTCTCTCCCTGACCTCTGGCCTTCCTACCCCCTGCCCCACCTGCTGATTTCTAGCTCTACCGAGGTCAAGGCCGTCACCCCCAAGGCGATAGACTGTGGCGGGCGCGTGGACACCTGGCAGGAGACCGTCGTACAGCTTTGGAACAGCGGTGGCGAGGAGGACCGGGGCTTCACGACCGCAGGCCAGTTCCTTGCGATCTACCGCCGGGTTGCGGCCCGCGTGCCGGTCCGTGAAGAGGCCAGCCTGCGCTTCGAGTACGGGGACCAGGTTCGCCCTACCATTCAGTATGGGGGAGGTAGCGTAGACATCCGAGCTGACCAGGTCCTGGTCCACCCCGGTTTCCCCTTGGTGTCCTGCAAGCCGGGAGCAGCGCGCCCCGCTGCTGAGAAAACCACGTGTTGTGGCCCAGCTGTGGGCACGGCGCAGACAGTCGGGGGCGATCAGTCACGCGAGAGGACTCGCGCAGGTCAGGTGAACCAAAGGAGGGTGCCCCAGGCAGGCACCCTCCGCGAGACAAGAGCTCGGCGTTAGAAGCGGAACTTGAAGCCCGCAACAATCGAGCTGATGCTCAAGCCGCTGCCATTGAAGTAGTAGTGCTGGCGCGCCTCACTGAAAATCGCAATGCGATCGGTCAGGCGGTAGTCAACCCCCACCAGCAGTTCGCTGAAGGTGCTCTTGAGGTCAAAGTTGTAGCCGCCGCCCGCACCCAAGATGCCGTCTGCCCGGCTTGCCGTTGCGCGGTAGGTGGCGATGCCGCTGACGCTGTTGCCGGGAGTAGACCCGGTGACCTTGAAGTCACCCGTAATACGCACCCCGAAGCCGCCGATCAGAGAATCGTTGCCGATCATGACGCGGGCCATCGAGCCGACATTGTTTTGCAGGATGCCGTAGTAGGAGGCCCCGATGTAGTTGTTGTAGCGGAAGGGCGGGGGGGGCGGGATGTAGGGGTCGCCCTTCTCACCCTTCTCGCCCTGAGGGCCCTGCGGGCCAGCAGGCCCCTGAGGCCCGGCGGGGCCAGCAGGCCCCTGAGGACCGGCAGGGCCTTGCGGACCAGCGGGACCAGGTTCACCCTGGGGACCCTGCGGGCCGGCGGGTCCTGGCGGGCCCGCTACAGCTTCGGCAGGAGCTCCCGGCCCCGGCAGATTGTTCAGGGCCGTCCGCAGCTCGGCAATCTGGCCTTGCAGAGCGGTGATGGCCTGCTGCTGGGCCGCAAGCTGAGCGCGGAGTTCTTCCAGCCCGGTCAAGGCCTGCTGCAACCCTTGACGCAGCGTATTCAGCTCCTCAGGATTGAAGGTGGTCTGCTGTGCGGGAAGCTGCGCGATGACGCGCGCGAGCACCTGGGCGACCTCCTGACGTGTGATGGCGTTGCACCAGTCAAAGGAGCCGTCCGGGTAGCCGATAAAGTAGCCCCGCTGGGTGACGAGGTCGATGGCCGCCTTGGCCCAAGTGCCGGGCGTGCAGTTGGTCACTGGGGTGGTCGTCACCGGGGTGACCGCCGGCGTCACAGGTACGGGAGCAGGCGTTTGGGCCGGAGCGGAACCGCCTCCCCCCGCCAGGGCGCTCGGACTAAGCAGCAACAGGCTGGTGATCAGTGCTTTCTTCATGCTGGCTCCTAAGTGCTCGATGAGCGTGGGGTGATGTGCAGTCACCTTACCTCATTTTCGGTCCAGCGCCTGCCGAAAAGGACAATGTTAATCAACGCTCAACGCTTGCTCAGGTGCTCGGGGCGTAGGAAACAGTCGCCCCTCAGGACGGTGTTCATCTGACCGGGACGGATGGAACCCGCCGTTCGGTAGGCTGCTGGACATGTGGGCGTCAAAACGGGCGGGAGCAGTGCCGGGAAGTGTCTTTGCACTCATGGACGCTGCCAAGGCGCGGGCACGGGCTGCTGGTCAAAGCATCATCGACCTGAGCATCGGATCGAGTGACGGCCATCCTCCAGAAGCCGCGCTGGAGGCCCTACGAGACGCGACGCGTGACCCGAGCACCTACCGCTATCCCCTCTTCAGCGATACGCAGCCCCTCCGCGAGGCAGCGGCGGCCTACCTGCGGCGACGCTTCGGCCTGGCCCTAGACGCCAGCACAGAGGTTTTTCCTCTGATCGGCGCGCAAGAGGGCCTGGCCCACCTCCTGCTGGCGGTCACCGATCCAGGGGATACACTGCTGCTACCCGACCCCTGCTATCCCCCCTATCTGGGGGCCGCAGCAATCGCCGGGCTGCGCGTGGTGACATTGCCGCTACGGCCCGAGCGTGGGTTCCTGCCGGATCTGGGCGCGGTCCCGGAGGATGTCCAGCCGCGTGCCGTGCTGCTCAACTATCCCAACAACCCCACCTCGGCGGTGGCAGAGCGCGCGTTCTTCGAGGAGACCGCCGCCTGGTGCCGTGAGCGGGGCACGCTGCTGATCCATGACCACCCCTATGCCGAACTGACGTTCGGAGCCTACCGCGCACCGAGCGCCCTTGAGGCCGGGGCGGAGGGGATTGTCGAGCTGCATTCGCTCTCCAAAACCCATCACATGGGCGGCTTTCGCGTGGGCTTCGCGGCGGGGGACCGGGACGCTCTTGCTGCCCTGGCGCGGGTGAAGGGGGCGGTGGACTTCCACCCCTACCTGGGCATTCAGCGGGCGGCGGCCGTCGCCCTGGCCCTTCCCGATGAGGTGACTCGGGCCGGCGCGGCAGTCTTTGAGCAGCGGCGCGACACCCTGGTTCCTGCCCTGCGGGCCCTGGGCTGGGAGGTGACCCTCCCTCAGGCGAGCATGTTTGTCTGGGCGCGCGTCCCGGGGCTGCAAGACAGCGTGACCTACGCTCTGCGCGCCGTGGAGAAAACCGGAGTGGCGCTCAGCCCTGGCCGCGCCTTCGGGGAGGGCGGCGAGGGCTTCGTGCGCCTCGCGCTGGTGCACCCCCCCGCCGTGCTGCTGGAGGCGGCGCGAAAACTGGCGGATGTGCCGGTGCAGGAGGAGGCGCCGCTCCTCACCCCCCTCACACCGAGGTCAGGCCAGGGAGGGTAACCTCCTTTCCTGGTGCCTCAGCCCTCACACGGCCGGCGTCGTGGCCAGCCGCTCGAGCACCGTGGGGTCTTCCAGCGTGCTGGTGTCTCCCTGGATAGGCTTCCCAGCGGCGATCTGGCGCAGGAAGCGGCGCATGATCTTGCCGCTGCGAGTCTTGGGCAGGGCGTCGGCGATGATGATGGCGTCGGGGCGGGCCAGCGCGCCGATTTCCCGGCTGACATGTCCCCGGAGTTCTTGCGGGTCCACCTCGTAGCCGCTTTGGGGCAGCACAAAGGCCACGACCGCTTCCCCTTTCACCTCGTCGGGGCGGCCCACCACCGCCGCTTCTGCGACAGAGGGATGCGCGACCAGAGCCGACTCGATCTCCATCGTGCCCAGGCGGTGACCGGAGACGTTGAGGACGTCATCCACGCGGCCCATAACGGTGAAGTAGCCGTCAGCGTCGCGGCGGGCGCCGTCTCCAGCAAAGTAGACGTGTGGAATCTCGCCCCAGTAGCTTTTGCGGTAGCGCTCGTCGTCACCGTAGACCGTTCGCAGCATCGAGGGCCAGGGCCGCTTGATCACCAGCAGTCCGCCTTCGTCTACGCCGAGTTCCTCTCCGGCATGGGTCATGATGGCGGGCTCGACCCCAAACATGGGCAGGCCCGCGCTGCCGGGTTTGCTGGGATGCGCCCCGGGCAGGGTGGTCAGCATGATCGCGCCCGTCTCGGTCTGCCACCAGGTGTCCACCACCGGGCAACGTTCGCCCCCAATCACGCGGTAGTACCACATCCACGCTTCAGGGTTAATCGGTTCACCCACCGACCCCAGCAGGCGCAGGCTGCTCAGGTCATAACGGCCGGGAATCTCGTCTCCCTGGCGCATAAAGGAGCGGATGGCCGTGGGCGCGGTGTACAGGATGGTGACCCGGTGTTTCTGAATGATGTCCCAGAAGCGGCCCCAGTCGGGATGGTTGGGGGCACCCTCGTACAGCACGACCGTCGCGCCGTTGAGCAGCGGGCCATACACGCTGTAGCTGTGACCGGTCACCCAGCCCACGTCGGCCGTACACCAGTAGATGTCGTCGTCACGTAGGTCAAAGACTGTCTGGGTGGTGAGATAGGTCCCCACCATGTAGCCCCCCGTCGTGTGCAACACGCCCTTGGGCTTGCCGGTACTGCCGGAGGTGTACAGCACGAAGAGAGGATGCTCACTGTCGAGGGCTGCGGCCTCGTGCTCGTCACTGGCGGCGGCCAGGGCGTCATGCCACCAGACATCGCGGCCCTCCTGCATGGGCGCGTCGCAGTCGGCGCGGCAAACCACCAGCATCTTTTCTAGGCTGGGAACATTCTTTGCGGCCTCGTCAGCATTGGCCTTGAGCCTGACAAGCTGCCCGCGGCGCTGCCCAGCGTCGGCCGTGATCAGCAGCTTGCTTTGCGCGTCGTTCAGGCGGTCAGTCAGCGCACTCACCGAGAACCCCCCAAACACCACGCTGTGAATCGCGCCGATACGGGCACAGGCCAGCATAGCGATCACCGCCTCGGGGATCAGGGGCAGGTAGAGGGTCACGCGGTCCCCCTTCTGCACGCCCAGGGCGGTGAGAGCTTGGGCGGCCTTGCTCACCTCGCGCAGCAGTTCGGCATAGGTGTAGGTTCGAACTTCGCCGTCCTCGCCCTCCCAGATCAGGGCCGTCTTGTTGCCTAGCCCGCGCTGTACGTTGCGGTCGAGGGCGTTGTAGGCGATATTGGTTTCGCCCCCCACGAACCACCGTGCGTGCGGTTCTTGCCAGTCGAGCACGCGCTCCCAGGGCTTCATCCAGGCGAGTTCACCGGCCACGTCGCCCCAAAAGCCCTCGGGGTCGTCGAGGCTGCGGCGGTACATCGCCTCGTACTGCTCACGGCTGACTCGGGCGCGCGCCGCGAAGTCGGCGGGCGGCGCGATCACCCGGTGCTCGTGCAGCATGGCGTCGATGTGGTCGGTGAGGGTGTGGTCGGTCATGAAAAACCTCCGGGAAAACGCTCTACCTGAAGCGTCAAACGGCGTCTAAAACGGCCGGCTTCGGTGGTGGATAGGCCTACTGTAGCGCCACGCCGTCGCCGCTCGCTGTGTCGTTACGGTAGGGGTACTAAACCGAGTTCAAGCTTTCTGAGCGGCAGCAGCGCAGCCCCCGACGCGGAGCCGGGGGCTGATGCAGGCAGCCTAGGGCCGCGTTCAGTCGTGCGCGGCAACGGTTCCGTCTACCCCGGCTCCGGTGTAGGCGCGGAACTGCATCTCCTCGAAGGTGCGGTCATCCTCCTCGCGGCGACGGCGCGCGCCGATCAGGGTGCCCAGGGCCGCAAAGGCGAAGCCGGCGGGGATAGAGACGATGCCGGGGTTCTCCAGCGGGAAAAGGGGCGCGGCCTGCACCGGGTGGCGGCCCGTGGTCTTCTCGGGGGGGTCAATGCCGCGGATGTTGGGGCTGACCGCGATGAGCAGCAGGCAGGTCAGGATGCCGCCCACGATCCCCCAGATCGCGCCCGTCGCATTAAACCGGCGCCAGAACAGCGTGAAGAGAATCACCGGCAGGTTGGAGGACGCGGCGATCGCAAAGGCCAGCGCCACCAAAAAGGCCACATTCTGTGTCTGCGCCAGCAGGCCCAGCCCGATGGCAACCACGCCAACCGCGACCGTAGCGATGCGGGCCACCCGGAATTCCTCCCGCTCGGTGGCCTGCCCCCGGCGAATCACACCGTTGTAGATGTCGTGCGTAAAGGACGTGCTCGCCGCGATGGTCAGACCCGCGACGACGGCCAGGATGGTGGCAAACGCCACGGCGGTTACGAACGCCAGCCCGAACTCGCCGCCCAGTGTGCCCGCCCCGCCAAAGAGGGCCTGTGCCAGCAGCGGCGCCGCCATGTTGCCCGCCGCGTTCGCCTGGGTGATGGTGTCCTTGCCCACAAGCACGTTGGCGGCGTTGCCCATAAAGGCCGTCATCACGTAAAAGGCCCCGATCAGCACCATCGCCCAGACCACGCTCTTGCGAGCATCCTGCGCGGTGGGAACCGTGTAGAAGCGAACCAGAATATGCGGGAGGCCCGCCGTGCCCAGCACGAGCGCAAGCGAGAGCGAGATCAGGTCGATGGGGTTTTTGTACTTCAGGCCAGCGCCCAGGAATTCCGCGCCGTTCCTGGCCTCGGCGGCCCCCAGCAGATTGGAGAAGCTCCAGCCAAAGCGGCTCAGGATGAGCACCGTCATCAGGACGGTCGCGAACATCAGCAGCACCGCCTTGATGATCTGCACCCAGGTCGTAGCCAGCATCCCGCCCACCACCACGTAGATGATCATCA is from Deinococcus sp. YIM 77859 and encodes:
- a CDS encoding acyl-CoA dehydrogenase family protein: MDFNLPGDLREMQATIRDFMLGAVEARAHEIEETNRIPPELLRQAAELGLFGLSIPEEYGGVGLSMLGRCAVYEAMGQGHMGFGGVISAHASIGTSGLVKLGTEEQKRRFLPRMASGECIAGFAITEPSSGSDAANIRTRAQKRGDVYVLNGTKHYISNAPIAGLLTVIAVTDPTQGTRGMSAFLVEPQRTPGVTIGKIDEKMGQKGALSSEVIFQDAEIPAENLLGPEHLGYREALGILTNGRVGIAARSTGAMQRLLDLSVHHAQTREQFGQPIAEFQAVQFMLAEMEVALQTSRVLWQKVAWMVDQGQDVRRMASVAKYHATEMLSQVADKAVQIAGGMGYMKESPVERFYRDQRLLRIYEGTSEIQKVIIARSLLA
- the lon gene encoding endopeptidase La, which codes for MPSEQTIPLPANVPVCPVRGSVIYPTMVQHIDASRAISIHAIEAALQGDKVILIVSQRDKDVDDPQGSDLYDVGTACNVLRVRKNPDGTVQMLVAAIARARVLRYTRDGYLRADLEALPTETGNSVELQALTRELREKFESVAQGGRISAESVQTIQSKDDPGELADHIAFHLDFKLEDKQAVLEATRLTDRLRRVLMLLDAEQEVQAVQARIRAQVKEEIDKNQREYYLREQMKVIQKELQGGGDDEDADEAEAFRAKIEALGLSPEVKKEVDREVSRLARMHPDAAEASVIRTYLTWITELPWNVRSDDRLDVAEAAQILDEDHYGLEKVKDRVLEFLAVRRLRRERAERGEIDAAEVNKGPILVFTGPPGVGKTSIAQSIAKALGRKYVRIALGGARDESDIRGHRRTYIGAMPGRIIQGIRTAGTKNPVILLDEVDKLGSSYQGDPSAALLEVLDPAQNQHFTDHYLGVPFDLSEVMFIATANYPEQIPAALMDRMEVIEFSSYIEQEKLEIAKRYLLPRQLTANGLKPNQFQLTDAALERLISHYTREAGVRNLEREIGTVARKAARRIATGEVKRVKVTDKELERYLGQPRYIPETEAQEDKVGVSTGMFYTPVGGDILFVETSVMPGKGLVLTGQLGDVMKESARAALTYAKSNAERFHLDRDRIENSEIHIHVPAGAIPKEGPSAGGAMVTSLISALSGIPVRHDVAMTGEMTLTGRYLPIGGLKEKVLGARRAGIKHIIMPKANEGDLRDIPLHLRASMRFHPCETVDQVLDVALVGGLRALETPRDGTAVPAPKRKATRRNAGASA
- a CDS encoding YqgE/AlgH family protein; its protein translation is MTVPLTFLVASPHLKGSLFEEAVILLLEHDETGAMGLLITAPVRQNVADLLPDLPRSEAGSVWAGGPVELGVGWCLYRQPLNLEGEVRLAEGLLVTSSLDVLHAVAESGQPFMLMLGYTGWAPGQLAQEAREGTWLWVEQDTPELLWDVPPAQRWQAALDRLGVNPVTIMPGGAQA
- a CDS encoding arsenate reductase ArsC, with the translated sequence MIRVLILCTHNSARSQMAEALTRDAAQRAGVELDVHSAGTEATRVKDEAKTVMAELGLCLDGHTSKTLHEVPNAQNFDYVVTVCDSAADACPVYPGTTTRLHYPFVDPSGGSLERWREVRDQLKVQFEALVQALKNGTPVPESYEDSPAVTAA
- a CDS encoding DUF6428 family protein, which translates into the protein MLHPQAYQSDPSPSLPDLWPSYPLPHLLISSSTEVKAVTPKAIDCGGRVDTWQETVVQLWNSGGEEDRGFTTAGQFLAIYRRVAARVPVREEASLRFEYGDQVRPTIQYGGGSVDIRADQVLVHPGFPLVSCKPGAARPAAEKTTCCGPAVGTAQTVGGDQSRERTRAGQVNQRRVPQAGTLRETRARR
- a CDS encoding collagen-like protein; this encodes MKKALITSLLLLSPSALAGGGGSAPAQTPAPVPVTPAVTPVTTTPVTNCTPGTWAKAAIDLVTQRGYFIGYPDGSFDWCNAITRQEVAQVLARVIAQLPAQQTTFNPEELNTLRQGLQQALTGLEELRAQLAAQQQAITALQGQIAELRTALNNLPGPGAPAEAVAGPPGPAGPQGPQGEPGPAGPQGPAGPQGPAGPAGPQGPAGPQGPQGEKGEKGDPYIPPPPPFRYNNYIGASYYGILQNNVGSMARVMIGNDSLIGGFGVRITGDFKVTGSTPGNSVSGIATYRATASRADGILGAGGGYNFDLKSTFSELLVGVDYRLTDRIAIFSEARQHYYFNGSGLSISSIVAGFKFRF
- a CDS encoding aminotransferase class I/II-fold pyridoxal phosphate-dependent enzyme, yielding MWASKRAGAVPGSVFALMDAAKARARAAGQSIIDLSIGSSDGHPPEAALEALRDATRDPSTYRYPLFSDTQPLREAAAAYLRRRFGLALDASTEVFPLIGAQEGLAHLLLAVTDPGDTLLLPDPCYPPYLGAAAIAGLRVVTLPLRPERGFLPDLGAVPEDVQPRAVLLNYPNNPTSAVAERAFFEETAAWCRERGTLLIHDHPYAELTFGAYRAPSALEAGAEGIVELHSLSKTHHMGGFRVGFAAGDRDALAALARVKGAVDFHPYLGIQRAAAVALALPDEVTRAGAAVFEQRRDTLVPALRALGWEVTLPQASMFVWARVPGLQDSVTYALRAVEKTGVALSPGRAFGEGGEGFVRLALVHPPAVLLEAARKLADVPVQEEAPLLTPLTPRSGQGG
- the acs gene encoding acetate--CoA ligase produces the protein MTDHTLTDHIDAMLHEHRVIAPPADFAARARVSREQYEAMYRRSLDDPEGFWGDVAGELAWMKPWERVLDWQEPHARWFVGGETNIAYNALDRNVQRGLGNKTALIWEGEDGEVRTYTYAELLREVSKAAQALTALGVQKGDRVTLYLPLIPEAVIAMLACARIGAIHSVVFGGFSVSALTDRLNDAQSKLLITADAGQRRGQLVRLKANADEAAKNVPSLEKMLVVCRADCDAPMQEGRDVWWHDALAAASDEHEAAALDSEHPLFVLYTSGSTGKPKGVLHTTGGYMVGTYLTTQTVFDLRDDDIYWCTADVGWVTGHSYSVYGPLLNGATVVLYEGAPNHPDWGRFWDIIQKHRVTILYTAPTAIRSFMRQGDEIPGRYDLSSLRLLGSVGEPINPEAWMWYYRVIGGERCPVVDTWWQTETGAIMLTTLPGAHPSKPGSAGLPMFGVEPAIMTHAGEELGVDEGGLLVIKRPWPSMLRTVYGDDERYRKSYWGEIPHVYFAGDGARRDADGYFTVMGRVDDVLNVSGHRLGTMEIESALVAHPSVAEAAVVGRPDEVKGEAVVAFVLPQSGYEVDPQELRGHVSREIGALARPDAIIIADALPKTRSGKIMRRFLRQIAAGKPIQGDTSTLEDPTVLERLATTPAV